The Geobacter sp. AOG2 genome includes a window with the following:
- the holA gene encoding DNA polymerase III subunit delta produces the protein MTAQEFETAIGKGTIPPLCYLYGEETFLVERSVRQLLERAIDPSLKDFNFNVFYGNETKGVEILDAAQTLPMFAERRAVLVKRADALKADVLDSLLPYVRNPAATTCLVFTGAKVDQRKKFFQELKKLGCLVEFKRLYDNKLSGFIQSEAVAHGKAIDPAGAGLLSQLIGNNLQELASQIEKLAVYCAARPRITVEDVRTIASSSKAFTAFELARFAGMRDLQNALKSLGALFRNGEDAPLMIGALTRHFRQLWRIRELLDRKVPQADIGRELNIHTFFLGELVQQAKNFSRGELGKLFEELYRCDVASKTGGGQPATLMQGLVVGICTASLAP, from the coding sequence ATGACCGCCCAAGAGTTTGAAACGGCCATAGGCAAGGGGACCATACCGCCGCTCTGCTATCTGTACGGAGAGGAAACGTTCCTGGTCGAACGCAGCGTCCGCCAGTTGCTGGAGCGGGCCATCGATCCTTCGCTCAAGGATTTCAACTTCAACGTCTTCTACGGCAACGAAACCAAAGGGGTCGAAATCCTCGACGCCGCCCAGACCCTGCCCATGTTCGCCGAGCGGCGGGCCGTGCTGGTGAAGCGCGCGGATGCGCTCAAGGCGGATGTCCTGGACAGCCTGCTGCCCTATGTGCGCAATCCCGCGGCCACGACCTGCCTCGTGTTCACCGGCGCCAAGGTCGACCAGCGCAAGAAATTCTTCCAGGAACTCAAGAAGCTGGGCTGCCTGGTGGAGTTCAAGCGGCTCTACGACAACAAGTTGAGCGGTTTTATCCAGAGCGAGGCGGTGGCCCACGGGAAGGCGATCGACCCGGCCGGCGCCGGGTTACTGTCCCAGTTGATCGGCAACAACCTTCAGGAACTGGCGTCCCAGATCGAGAAACTCGCCGTGTACTGCGCCGCGCGGCCGCGGATAACCGTGGAGGACGTGCGCACCATCGCCAGCAGCAGCAAGGCCTTTACCGCCTTCGAGCTTGCCCGTTTTGCCGGTATGCGCGACCTGCAAAACGCCCTGAAGAGCCTGGGGGCTCTCTTTCGCAACGGCGAGGATGCACCGCTCATGATCGGCGCCCTGACGCGGCATTTCCGGCAATTGTGGCGGATCAGGGAGTTACTGGATCGCAAGGTGCCCCAGGCCGATATCGGCCGCGAACTGAACATCCACACGTTTTTCCTGGGGGAGTTGGTCCAGCAGGCGAAAAACTTCTCGCGGGGGGAATTGGGAAAGCTGTTTGAAGAGCTCTATCGCTGCGACGTGGCGTCCAAAACCGGGGGAGGGCAACCCGCAACCCTGATGCAGGGTCTTGTGGTCGGCATCTGCACGGCGTCGTTGGCGCCGTAA
- the pilB gene encoding type IV-A pilus assembly ATPase PilB, which produces MQSSRLGEILVKNNLITKEQLAKALEEQKLSGGQMRLGTILIKQNAISDQNLTSFLSKQYGVPAVNLSDYDIDPAVIKVIPQEVVQKYQLIPVNRAGATLIVAVSDPSNLFAIEDIKFMTGYNVEMVVASEMDIKTAIDKHYDQSASLADVMGDMDFEDVEVVGDTDDVDVNSLEKATEDAPVVKMVNAILQDAIRKKASDIHIEPYEKVFRVRYRIDGVLYEVMKPPLKLKNAITSRIKIMSELDIAERRLPQDGRIKIKLGGGKDMDFRVSVLPTLFGEKICLRLLDKSNLQTDLTKLGYEPEALSHFLREIHKPFGMVLVTGPTGSGKTVSLYSALAELNKVSENISTAEDPVEFNFAGINQVQMHEDIGLNFAAALRSFLRQDPDIIMIGEIRDFETAEIATKAALTGHLVLSTLHTNDAPATINRLLNMGIEPFLVASAVNLITAQRLARRVCAECKEPEDIPVQALIDAGVSPDEAPSFVCMRGKGCSVCNSTGYKGRVGFYQVMPMLDEIRELILNGANTAEIKRESMRLGIKTMRQSGLTKLKEGVTSFEEVLRVTVADD; this is translated from the coding sequence ATGCAGTCAAGCCGGCTGGGAGAAATCCTGGTAAAAAATAATCTGATCACCAAAGAGCAGCTTGCCAAGGCGCTTGAGGAGCAGAAACTTTCCGGCGGCCAGATGCGCCTCGGCACGATTCTCATCAAGCAAAATGCCATCAGCGATCAAAACCTTACCTCGTTTCTCTCCAAACAATACGGCGTTCCCGCAGTAAACCTGTCCGATTACGACATAGACCCGGCAGTCATCAAGGTCATTCCCCAGGAAGTTGTCCAGAAATACCAGCTTATACCGGTGAACCGCGCGGGCGCCACATTGATCGTCGCGGTCAGCGACCCTTCGAACCTGTTCGCCATCGAAGATATCAAGTTCATGACCGGCTACAACGTGGAGATGGTGGTCGCGTCGGAAATGGACATCAAGACCGCCATCGACAAGCACTACGACCAGTCCGCATCGCTGGCCGATGTCATGGGCGATATGGATTTCGAGGATGTGGAAGTCGTCGGCGACACCGACGACGTCGATGTCAACTCCCTGGAGAAGGCCACCGAGGACGCCCCGGTCGTCAAGATGGTCAATGCCATCCTGCAGGACGCCATCAGGAAAAAAGCCAGCGATATTCACATAGAACCCTATGAAAAAGTGTTCCGCGTCCGCTATCGCATCGATGGCGTGCTCTACGAGGTGATGAAGCCGCCGCTCAAGCTGAAAAACGCCATTACCTCACGCATCAAGATCATGTCGGAACTGGATATCGCCGAGCGGCGCCTGCCCCAGGACGGACGCATCAAGATCAAGCTGGGCGGCGGAAAGGACATGGATTTCCGCGTTTCGGTGCTGCCGACGCTGTTCGGCGAGAAGATCTGCCTGCGGCTTCTGGACAAGAGCAATCTGCAAACCGACCTGACCAAGCTGGGGTACGAACCGGAGGCTCTGTCGCACTTTCTGCGCGAGATCCACAAGCCGTTCGGAATGGTGCTGGTCACCGGTCCCACCGGGAGCGGGAAAACGGTTTCCCTCTATTCGGCCCTTGCCGAACTCAACAAGGTTTCGGAGAATATCTCCACCGCCGAAGACCCGGTCGAATTCAACTTCGCCGGGATCAACCAGGTGCAGATGCACGAGGATATCGGCCTCAACTTCGCAGCAGCCCTGCGCTCGTTTCTGCGGCAGGACCCCGACATCATCATGATCGGCGAGATCCGCGATTTCGAGACCGCCGAAATAGCCACCAAAGCCGCCTTGACCGGGCACCTGGTGCTTTCCACCCTGCACACCAACGACGCCCCGGCCACCATCAACCGCCTGCTCAATATGGGCATCGAGCCGTTTCTGGTGGCGTCCGCCGTCAACCTGATCACGGCCCAGCGTCTTGCCCGCCGGGTCTGCGCCGAATGCAAGGAGCCTGAAGACATCCCGGTCCAGGCGCTGATCGACGCCGGCGTCTCCCCCGACGAGGCCCCCTCCTTTGTCTGCATGCGCGGCAAGGGGTGTTCCGTCTGCAACAGTACCGGCTACAAGGGGCGGGTCGGCTTTTATCAGGTGATGCCCATGCTGGACGAAATCCGCGAATTGATCCTGAATGGCGCCAATACGGCCGAGATCAAGCGTGAATCGATGCGGTTGGGCATCAAGACCATGCGCCAATCAGGGCTTACCAAGCTCAAGGAGGGGGTTACCTCCTTCGAAGAGGTTCTGCGGGTTACGGTTGCCGATGACTAG
- a CDS encoding chemotaxis response regulator protein-glutamate methylesterase, with the protein MKKLKVLVVDDSAFSRRTITRMLEGLDCVEVIGYATNGEEGIHKVATLKPDLVTLDLEMPKMDGFTLLRILTVRYSTPVIVVSALNSADKVFKALELGALDFVAKPSSGASNDLLLIREDLQQKVLQIVSLEPQRFKQPHLQPPERGHDAPRGAAVMPAGQSPFDLVAIGASTGGPPALQFFFSAFERSYPFAMVVAQHMPSGFTHAFAERLNRVSKFDIKEAEDGDLVLPGKVLIAPGGMNLVLELQDGRVAARVVPPTSADRYVPSVDVMLESCAAVYRKRMIAVILTGMGNDGTKGVRSVKDAGGFVIAESDETAVVYGMPREAVATGLVDRIAPMQLVHREILAKGAFS; encoded by the coding sequence ATGAAAAAGCTCAAGGTGCTTGTCGTCGACGACTCGGCCTTTAGCCGGCGCACCATAACCAGGATGCTCGAAGGGCTTGACTGTGTCGAGGTGATCGGCTATGCCACGAACGGCGAGGAAGGGATACACAAGGTGGCGACCCTCAAGCCGGACCTTGTCACCCTCGACCTCGAAATGCCGAAGATGGACGGTTTTACGCTTCTCCGTATCCTGACGGTGCGTTATTCGACCCCGGTGATCGTCGTCAGCGCCCTGAACAGTGCCGACAAGGTCTTCAAGGCGCTGGAACTGGGAGCCCTCGATTTTGTGGCCAAGCCGTCCAGCGGTGCGTCGAACGATTTGCTGCTCATCAGGGAAGACCTTCAGCAGAAGGTGCTCCAGATCGTCAGCCTGGAGCCCCAGAGATTTAAACAACCGCACCTGCAACCACCTGAAAGGGGGCACGACGCTCCCCGTGGAGCGGCCGTCATGCCGGCCGGCCAATCGCCTTTCGACCTGGTCGCCATTGGCGCTTCAACCGGAGGTCCGCCGGCGCTGCAATTTTTCTTCTCCGCGTTCGAGAGGTCATACCCCTTCGCCATGGTGGTAGCGCAGCACATGCCGTCCGGTTTCACCCATGCCTTTGCCGAGCGCTTGAACCGGGTCTCGAAGTTCGATATAAAAGAGGCCGAGGATGGGGATCTTGTGTTGCCGGGAAAAGTGCTGATAGCCCCCGGCGGAATGAACCTCGTGCTGGAGTTGCAGGACGGCCGGGTCGCGGCCCGGGTCGTTCCCCCCACGAGCGCCGACCGTTACGTGCCGTCGGTGGATGTCATGCTTGAGTCCTGTGCCGCGGTCTACAGGAAGCGCATGATTGCCGTAATCCTGACCGGCATGGGAAATGACGGCACCAAGGGCGTCCGGAGCGTGAAAGACGCGGGCGGATTCGTGATCGCCGAATCCGATGAAACAGCCGTCGTTTACGGGATGCCCCGCGAGGCGGTCGCCACCGGCCTTGTGGACCGGATTGCGCCCATGCAGCTCGTACACCGGGAGATTTTGGCGAAAGGCGCATTTTCGTGA
- the leuS gene encoding leucine--tRNA ligase: protein MELKYIPKDIEQKWQRCWEEAASFAVTEDQDKKKYYLLEMFPYPSGRIHMGHVRNYSIGDVVGRFKKMRGFNVLHPMGWDAFGMPAENAAIQNKSHPAKWTYENIDYMRGQLKKMGLSYDWSRELATCDVEYYRWEQKIFLEMLDRGLAYKKTSFVNWCPKCETVLANEQVEDGACWRCDSEVKQKELDQWFFRITDYAEELLDWTFKLPGWPERVLVMQRNWIGKSIGCEIDFPLEDGSGAVRVFTTRQDTVFGATFMSLAPEHPMAQQVTTPDRKAEVDAFIEKVKKTDRIKRTAEDFEKEGVFTGSYCVNPLTKARMPVYLANFVLTDYGTGAVMAVPTHDQRDFEFARKYSLPLQVVIQPEGEHLDAATMPAAFTEVGILVNSGRFDGLKSDAAKEAIADYLEQEGIGKKTVNFRLRDWGISRQRYWGNPIPVIYCDSCGVVPVPEKDLPVRLPMDVEFSGEGGSPLAKLESFVNCTCPLCGKPARRETDTMDTFVESSWYFLRYCCPDFQDGPLDRKRVDYWMSVDQYIGGIEHAVLHLLYARFFTKVLRDLGYISCDEPFSNLLTQGMVIKDGAKMSKSKGNVVDPNALIERYGADTARLFSLFAAPPEKDLDWSDQGVDGSYRFINRVWKLVHDRLELVKNAAAPDLAALTAEERTLRRAVHKTIKKVTEDIEERFHFNTAIASVMELLNTLQPSDLSTPQYGAVMKEALEATVLLLAPFVPHVSEELWQRLGNTTPLSRTAWPEYDRDAVVDEEVLVVVQVNGKLRSRVTVPAGTGEEQLKASALADEKVLPFLEGKQVRKVVCVPGKLVNIVVG from the coding sequence GTGGAACTGAAGTACATCCCCAAGGATATCGAACAGAAATGGCAGCGTTGCTGGGAGGAAGCGGCATCCTTTGCCGTCACCGAAGACCAGGATAAGAAAAAGTACTATTTGCTGGAGATGTTTCCCTATCCCTCCGGCAGGATTCATATGGGTCACGTGCGCAACTATTCCATCGGCGACGTGGTCGGCAGGTTCAAGAAGATGCGCGGTTTCAACGTGCTGCACCCCATGGGATGGGACGCCTTCGGGATGCCGGCGGAGAACGCCGCCATCCAGAACAAGAGCCATCCGGCCAAGTGGACCTACGAGAATATCGACTACATGCGCGGCCAACTCAAGAAGATGGGGCTTTCCTACGACTGGAGCCGCGAACTTGCGACCTGCGACGTGGAATATTACCGTTGGGAGCAGAAGATTTTCCTGGAGATGCTCGACCGCGGGCTGGCGTACAAAAAGACCTCCTTTGTCAACTGGTGCCCCAAATGCGAGACCGTCCTGGCCAACGAACAGGTCGAGGACGGCGCCTGTTGGCGTTGCGACAGCGAAGTGAAGCAGAAGGAGCTGGATCAGTGGTTCTTCCGCATCACCGATTATGCCGAGGAGCTCCTGGACTGGACCTTCAAGCTTCCCGGGTGGCCGGAACGGGTACTGGTCATGCAGCGCAACTGGATCGGCAAGAGCATCGGCTGCGAGATCGATTTCCCCCTGGAAGACGGCAGCGGTGCCGTACGGGTCTTCACGACCCGTCAGGATACGGTTTTCGGCGCCACCTTCATGTCCCTGGCCCCCGAACATCCCATGGCCCAGCAGGTGACCACCCCGGACAGGAAGGCCGAGGTCGATGCCTTTATCGAAAAGGTCAAGAAAACCGACCGCATCAAGCGGACCGCCGAAGATTTTGAAAAAGAGGGGGTCTTCACCGGCTCGTACTGCGTCAATCCGCTTACCAAGGCCCGCATGCCGGTATATCTGGCCAACTTCGTCCTGACCGATTACGGGACCGGCGCGGTCATGGCGGTTCCGACCCACGACCAGCGCGATTTTGAATTCGCCCGCAAATATTCACTGCCGCTTCAGGTCGTGATCCAGCCGGAAGGCGAGCATCTCGATGCCGCCACCATGCCGGCCGCCTTTACCGAGGTCGGAATACTCGTCAACTCGGGCAGGTTCGACGGCCTGAAGAGCGATGCCGCCAAAGAGGCCATCGCCGATTATCTGGAACAGGAGGGGATCGGCAAGAAGACGGTCAATTTCCGCTTGCGCGATTGGGGCATCTCCCGTCAGCGCTACTGGGGCAACCCCATCCCGGTCATCTACTGCGACAGTTGCGGCGTGGTGCCGGTTCCGGAAAAGGACCTGCCGGTACGGCTGCCCATGGACGTGGAGTTCAGCGGGGAAGGCGGCAGCCCGCTGGCCAAGCTGGAGTCCTTCGTCAACTGCACCTGTCCCCTGTGCGGCAAGCCGGCGCGCCGCGAAACCGACACCATGGACACCTTTGTCGAGTCGTCCTGGTATTTCCTGCGCTATTGCTGCCCCGACTTCCAGGACGGCCCTCTGGACCGCAAGCGGGTGGATTACTGGATGTCCGTTGACCAGTATATCGGCGGGATCGAGCATGCGGTCCTGCATCTTCTGTATGCCCGCTTCTTTACCAAGGTGTTGCGCGACCTGGGCTATATCTCCTGCGACGAGCCCTTCTCCAACCTGCTGACCCAGGGCATGGTCATCAAGGACGGCGCCAAGATGAGCAAGTCCAAGGGCAACGTGGTCGATCCCAACGCCCTTATCGAGCGTTACGGCGCCGATACGGCCCGCCTGTTTTCCCTGTTCGCGGCGCCGCCGGAAAAGGACCTGGACTGGAGCGACCAGGGGGTGGACGGCTCGTACCGTTTCATCAACCGCGTGTGGAAACTGGTCCATGACCGTCTCGAACTCGTCAAAAACGCCGCTGCGCCGGACCTGGCGGCGCTTACGGCGGAGGAGCGCACCCTGCGCCGCGCCGTGCACAAGACCATCAAGAAGGTGACCGAGGATATCGAAGAGCGGTTCCATTTCAATACCGCCATCGCTTCGGTCATGGAACTGCTCAACACGCTTCAGCCCTCGGATCTCTCGACGCCCCAGTACGGGGCCGTCATGAAAGAGGCCCTGGAAGCCACGGTGCTGCTGCTGGCCCCGTTCGTCCCGCACGTGAGCGAGGAGTTGTGGCAGCGTCTCGGGAACACCACGCCCCTTTCCCGCACCGCCTGGCCGGAGTACGACCGGGATGCGGTGGTCGACGAAGAGGTGCTGGTTGTCGTCCAGGTCAACGGCAAGCTCCGCTCCCGGGTTACAGTGCCCGCGGGGACCGGCGAGGAGCAACTCAAGGCCAGCGCCCTGGCGGATGAGAAGGTGCTGCCCTTCCTTGAGGGGAAACAGGTGCGCAAGGTCGTCTGCGTGCCGGGCAAACTGGTCAACATCGTGGTGGGGTAG
- the purM gene encoding phosphoribosylformylglycinamidine cyclo-ligase, whose translation MSEQRITYKDAGVDIAAGNSFVNMIKPFVKATSRPEVMADIGGFGGLFSLNTAKYKNPVLVSGTDGVGTKLKIAFMADRHDTVGIDLVAMCVNDIIVQGAEPLFFLDYLATGRLLPEKAADIVKGIAEGCKQSGCALIGGETAEMPGFYADGEYDVAGFAVGVVERDNIIDGSGIAVGNHLIGIASSGLHSNGYSLARKLIFECMGLNLDSQLADTGRTVGEELLTPTRIYTRSIMNLLKDFSINGIAHITGGGLLENIPRILPKGCKASIHLNRWERQPLFDILRAAGNVERNEMYRTFNMGIGMVVAVSEQESEDIVYRLKGLGEQAWIIGDIATCAEGSECVELVEG comes from the coding sequence TTGAGCGAACAAAGGATTACCTATAAGGATGCCGGGGTCGACATCGCAGCCGGCAACAGTTTTGTCAACATGATCAAGCCGTTTGTCAAGGCAACGTCCCGGCCCGAGGTCATGGCGGATATCGGCGGTTTCGGCGGCCTGTTTTCATTGAATACGGCCAAATACAAAAATCCGGTGCTGGTGTCCGGGACCGACGGGGTCGGCACCAAGCTCAAAATAGCCTTCATGGCCGACCGTCATGACACCGTCGGAATCGACCTGGTGGCCATGTGCGTCAACGATATTATCGTTCAGGGGGCCGAGCCGCTCTTTTTTCTCGATTACCTGGCAACCGGCCGGCTCCTTCCCGAAAAAGCGGCGGACATCGTTAAAGGGATCGCCGAAGGCTGCAAACAGTCCGGCTGCGCCCTGATCGGCGGCGAAACAGCCGAAATGCCGGGCTTCTACGCCGACGGCGAATACGATGTCGCCGGTTTTGCCGTAGGGGTGGTGGAACGTGACAACATCATCGACGGCTCGGGCATTGCGGTGGGCAACCACCTGATCGGCATCGCCTCCAGCGGCCTCCACAGCAACGGCTATTCGCTGGCACGCAAGCTCATCTTCGAGTGCATGGGGCTGAACCTCGACTCCCAACTGGCCGACACCGGCCGGACCGTCGGCGAAGAGCTGCTTACGCCGACACGCATCTATACCCGCTCCATCATGAACCTGCTCAAGGATTTCAGTATCAACGGCATCGCCCATATTACGGGCGGCGGGCTCCTGGAGAACATTCCCCGTATCCTGCCCAAGGGATGCAAGGCCTCCATCCATCTGAACCGCTGGGAACGGCAGCCGCTTTTCGACATCCTGCGTGCGGCCGGCAACGTTGAACGCAACGAGATGTACCGCACGTTCAACATGGGGATCGGCATGGTCGTGGCCGTGTCGGAACAGGAATCCGAAGATATCGTCTACCGCCTCAAGGGCCTTGGCGAACAAGCCTGGATCATCGGCGACATCGCCACCTGCGCGGAAGGCAGCGAGTGCGTCGAGCTGGTGGAGGGGTAA
- the lptE gene encoding LPS assembly lipoprotein LptE has translation MSFVGFRRFTLLLFCCLSFVAGCGYRFAGTAENRITTGQSLWVAFIGNETISPTAQTVIRRALYEECHAMRGLYPAGKESEADLRIRGKLTSYTLKAISYSAIDRVKEYRLLISVDLELLRKGGAAPVWKGTVQAGQDFPASTDLALQHNAEESALQAASSTLARNFLELVEQAY, from the coding sequence ATGTCTTTCGTGGGATTCCGCCGCTTCACGCTTCTTCTGTTCTGCTGCCTGTCGTTTGTTGCGGGGTGCGGCTACCGCTTTGCCGGAACGGCCGAAAACAGGATCACAACGGGTCAGTCCCTGTGGGTGGCGTTTATTGGCAACGAGACGATCAGTCCAACGGCGCAGACGGTGATCCGGCGGGCGCTGTACGAGGAATGCCACGCCATGCGGGGGCTCTATCCGGCGGGCAAGGAGTCCGAGGCCGACCTCAGGATACGGGGCAAGCTGACCTCCTATACCCTCAAGGCGATCTCGTATTCCGCGATCGACCGGGTAAAGGAGTACCGTCTGCTGATCTCCGTCGATCTGGAATTGCTCCGCAAAGGCGGGGCCGCACCAGTCTGGAAAGGGACCGTCCAGGCAGGGCAGGATTTCCCCGCATCCACCGACCTGGCGCTCCAGCATAATGCCGAAGAGAGCGCCCTCCAGGCCGCCTCCAGCACCCTGGCCCGCAACTTTCTCGAGTTAGTGGAACAGGCCTACTGA
- the purN gene encoding phosphoribosylglycinamide formyltransferase encodes MADAVPVRLAVLVSGNGTNLQAFIDHIESHEINGRIACVVSNKRDAFALKRAEQYGIPTIVHESGAYADRRDYDAALVAILRNHDVQLIVLAGFMRILTDVMVDAFPHAIMNIHPALLPAFPGLHAQKQALDYGVRFAGCTVHFVDRGTDTGPIILQAVVPVFENDSEETLAARIQQEEHRIYPEAVRLFCAGKICVDGRRVRVSP; translated from the coding sequence ATGGCCGACGCCGTTCCTGTCAGGCTGGCGGTACTGGTGTCGGGAAACGGCACCAACCTGCAGGCCTTTATCGACCATATCGAGTCTCACGAGATCAATGGCCGCATCGCCTGTGTCGTCAGCAACAAACGAGACGCCTTTGCCCTGAAACGTGCGGAACAATACGGCATTCCGACCATCGTCCACGAGAGCGGCGCTTACGCCGACCGCCGGGACTACGATGCCGCCCTGGTCGCAATCCTGCGGAACCACGATGTGCAATTGATCGTACTGGCGGGCTTCATGCGGATACTCACCGATGTGATGGTCGATGCGTTCCCCCACGCCATCATGAATATCCATCCCGCCCTTTTGCCCGCTTTTCCGGGACTCCACGCCCAGAAACAGGCCCTTGACTACGGCGTTCGCTTCGCCGGCTGCACGGTCCATTTCGTGGACCGCGGGACCGATACCGGCCCCATCATCCTCCAGGCGGTCGTCCCCGTTTTTGAAAACGACAGCGAAGAGACCCTCGCGGCCCGCATCCAGCAAGAGGAACACCGCATCTACCCCGAGGCCGTGCGCCTCTTCTGCGCAGGGAAGATTTGCGTGGACGGCAGGCGGGTGCGGGTGTCACCATAA
- the rpsT gene encoding 30S ribosomal protein S20 codes for MAHHKSAIKRIKQNAKRNARNRHVSSTLKTYIKRVREAVEANDKEAAAAALKAAIPVIDASASKGVIHSSNASRNVSRLTKLVNTLG; via the coding sequence TTGGCACATCATAAATCGGCAATCAAAAGGATCAAACAGAACGCCAAGAGGAATGCCCGCAACCGGCATGTATCCTCAACGTTGAAGACATATATCAAGCGGGTGCGCGAGGCCGTCGAGGCCAATGACAAGGAAGCCGCCGCCGCTGCCCTGAAGGCCGCCATCCCGGTCATCGACGCTTCCGCCTCCAAAGGCGTCATCCATAGCTCCAACGCCTCCAGAAACGTATCGCGCCTGACCAAGCTCGTCAATACCCTGGGCTAA
- a CDS encoding protein-glutamate O-methyltransferase CheR, with protein sequence MTLSLEPGQPMADDEFRNIRDSIYSHCGIYFDDDSKYLLEKRLARRLSALNLNNYREYYHFLKYDRNKDQEMMDIMDVLTTNETYFFRESFQLAAFTDEIIPELMSVKSGRGDRTLRIWSAGCSTGEEPYTIAMLLKDIPGLRGWKIEIIGTDISQRVLQHARRGVYTKASFRVTEDSYIKRFFYECDGGLKVTDDIREMVTISHLNLFDKTRMMMLGKMDLIFCRNVIIYFDLAAKKRVVEDFHRSLNDGGFLLLGHSESLMNVTTLFTLRHFKNDMIYQKPERAALGGGP encoded by the coding sequence ATGACCTTGTCCCTGGAACCCGGGCAGCCCATGGCCGATGATGAGTTCCGAAACATACGGGACAGCATCTACAGTCATTGCGGCATTTATTTCGACGACGACTCCAAATACCTTCTGGAGAAGCGCCTGGCCCGCCGTCTGTCCGCCCTGAACCTGAATAATTACCGTGAATATTATCACTTTCTGAAATACGACCGGAACAAGGACCAGGAAATGATGGACATCATGGATGTCCTCACGACCAACGAAACCTATTTCTTCCGGGAATCGTTCCAGCTTGCCGCCTTTACAGATGAGATCATCCCGGAACTCATGAGCGTCAAGTCCGGCCGGGGCGATCGCACGTTGCGCATCTGGAGCGCCGGTTGTTCCACGGGTGAAGAACCGTATACCATAGCCATGCTGCTCAAGGACATACCCGGCCTGCGAGGTTGGAAAATCGAGATCATCGGCACCGACATCAGCCAGCGGGTCCTCCAGCATGCACGGCGCGGCGTTTATACCAAAGCATCGTTCCGGGTAACCGAGGATAGCTATATCAAGCGTTTTTTTTACGAGTGCGACGGCGGGCTCAAGGTAACGGACGACATCAGGGAAATGGTCACCATCAGCCATCTCAACCTCTTCGACAAGACGCGGATGATGATGCTCGGCAAGATGGACCTCATCTTTTGCCGCAATGTGATCATCTATTTCGACCTGGCCGCCAAGAAAAGGGTCGTCGAAGATTTTCACCGATCCCTCAATGACGGAGGTTTTCTGCTTTTGGGACATTCCGAGTCACTCATGAACGTCACCACGCTTTTTACCTTGCGCCACTTCAAAAACGACATGATCTATCAGAAGCCGGAACGTGCCGCATTGGGGGGTGGCCCATGA